The Glycine soja cultivar W05 chromosome 6, ASM419377v2, whole genome shotgun sequence genome has a window encoding:
- the LOC114417217 gene encoding protein ACCELERATED CELL DEATH 6-like translates to MDQLRIDVDFPSPDAASQVGLLHKEIVRKAMIYKLYQVDEEGDADKFGEELKQQCEENKLRLPDVFDKVTLTGDSLLHVAADLGQERIVEMICDLFPVLLTRRNVRGDTPLHIAVRSKNTSMVNLILSQYATKKSTHDEMKDKEITRETNECGDTPLHEAVYSGDVDVVKEIFDQDKDVVHCLNKSKRSPLCLAVVNGNEQILKLLLQIPLPADQPLSQCRRSSPLHTAIQHQKEVMIQAIIAIRPELVYLRDEDGNTPLHYAVDIGYVDGFRILLKNSLPNKLDKTDQTALERNKKGYLPLHLACKRGYVKMVKEFLELEWPINPYIVLNQKGQNILHIAAKNGRGGVVEYLLRNCKTYDLSITQKDYDGNTPLHLASKNLFPEIIHLITEYYRTGLNLTNKDGLTARDISETFEHPMLRKRKSVSMELLKRAGVPVNHMLHSQRQPQPEKDTFDFQLQSHVQPGKDIREAFLIVAALLVTVSFAAAFTVPGGVYSSDDPNPKIRGTAVFARKPLFWIFTIFNIITMYSSAMACGFLSLGIFLQSELTLTIQPSFLYLSSAFFTAPVAFIAAVVLVVANNRLLTIVTSVIGCLLTFYTVLLMLLSLLVSPLDGTSTTVRIIISNPKLRRFYGRWILPKISIGGKPKIFLHSRKQTRTRTRTMD, encoded by the exons ATGGACCAATTGAGAATTGATGTGGATTTTCCAAGTCCAGATGCAGCTTCACAAGTGGGACTACTGCATAAGGAAATTGTTAGAAAAGCTATGATTTACAAGTTGTATCAAGTTGATGAAGAAGGAGATGCTGATAAATTTGGTGAGGAGTTGAAGCAACAATGTGAGGAAAATAAGCTACGTTTGCCTGATGTTTTTGATAAAGTCACCCTAACAGGTGATTCACTGCTTCATGTGGCAGCAGATTTGGGGCAAGAAAGGATTGTGGAGATGATTTGTGATCTCTTTCCTGTGCTTCTAACTAGGAGAAATGTAAGAGGCGACACTCCACTTCATATTGCTGTGAGGTCCAAGAACACTAGTATGGTCAACCTCATTCTTTCCCAATATGCCACAAAGAAGTCAACACATGATGAGATGAAAGATAAAGAGATAACAAGAGAAACAAATGAATGTGGGGATACTCCTTTGCACGAGGCTGTCTACAGTGGGGATGTTGATGTGGTTAAAGAGATTTTCGACCAGGATAAGGATGTAGTCCATTGTTTGAACAAGTCAAAGAGATCACCACTGTGTTTGGCAGTGGTGAATGGTAATGAGCAAATTCTCAAACTTCTGTTGCAAATTCCATTACCTGCGGACCAGCCGCTTTCACAGTGTCGTCGAAGTTCTCCACTCCACACAGCTATACAACATCAAAAAGAAG TTATGATACAAGCGATAATAGCAATAAGGCCCGAGCTAGTTTATTTAAGGGATGAAGATGGAAATACTCCCCTTCATTATGCAGTTGACATTGGTTATGTTGACGGATTtcgtattttattaaaaaattcattgcCAAATAAATTGGATAAAACTGATCAAACTGCCTTGGAACGAAACAAGAAGGGCTATCTTCCCCTTCATCTTGCTTGCAAAAGGGGTTATGTTAAGATGGTAAAAGaattcttggaacttgaatggCCCATTAATCCTTATATTGTCCTCAATCAAAAGGGTCAAAACATTCTTCACATTGCGGCAAAGAATGGAAGAGGTGGTGTGGTAGAATACCTACTAAGAAATTGCAAAACTTATGATCTATCTATAACCCAGAAAGACTATGATGGGAACACTCCATTGCATTTGGCTTCCAAAAATTTATTTCCGGAAATTATCCACTTGATTACAGAGTATTATAGGACTGGTCTGAATCTCACGAATAAGGACGGTTTAACGGCTCGAGATATCAGTGAGACCTTTGAACATCCAATGTTGCGTAAAAGAAAG AGTGTATCCATGGAGTTATTAAAAAGAGCTGGAGTCCCTGTAAATCACATGTTGCATTCTCAACGCCAACCACAGCCTGAAAAAGACACCTTTGATTTTCAACTCCAATCACATGTACAGCCTGGAAAAGACATCCGTGAGGCATTTTTGATTGTTGCAGCGTTGTTGGTGACAGTGTCATTTGCAGCTGCTTTTACTGTACCAGGAGGTGTATATAGCTCTGATGACCCAAACCCTAAAATTAGAGGAACTGCAGTTTTTGCTCGTAAACCATTATTCTGGATATTCACCATCTTCAATATCATAACTATGTATAGCTCTGCAATGGCATGTGGATTTCTGTCTCTGGGAATATTTCTTCAGTCTGAATTAACTCTAACAATTCAACCTTCGTTCTTATATTTGTCAAGTGCCTTTTTCACAGCACCAGTGGCGTTTATAGCTGCTGTAGTTCTAGTTGTGGCCAATAACCGTTTACTCACAATTGTTACAAGCGTCATTGGATGCTTGCTCACTTTCTACACCGTTCTTTTAATGCTACTTTCACTACTAGTATCTCCACTAGATGGAACTTCGACGACTGTTAGAATTATTATATCTAATCCAAAACTTCGACGTTTTTATGGCCGTTGGATTCTTCCCAAGATAAGTATAGGTGGTAAGCCCAAAATTTTTCTTCATTCCAGAAAGCAAACAAGGACAAGGACAAGGACAATGGATTAA
- the LOC114417221 gene encoding protein ACCELERATED CELL DEATH 6-like: MNHVRIPIDPDDESWKERCSKRMKELENRQFPSQNAASQPELVHKELVGKRKVMTSELYEAVEKGDVENFVDALQRTCDERRTPLHAIFDQVTCAGDSLLHVAADHKGRERIAELICDHFPELLIGRNIRGDTPLHVAVRSKNSTIVKLILSHYARKKTKHDGMRDREITRETNKYENTPLHEAVYSGDVGVVKEILFADNDVVHYLNKSKRSPLYMSVVNGKNDVQILNLLLKIPFPADLPECLGNSPLHAALLERKPALIKEILDKRPELIYLRDEHGGTPLHYAAYIGYLKGFCMLLDNTFKKSDQTVLEGNKKGHLPIHLACKRGHVELVKYFLQQKFVTNLYVLLLLNQKGQNILHVAAKNGRNNVVEYMLKSLKIDESIINQKDNDGNTPLHLASINLFPKVLYSISQDKRTNVKLLNNDDLTAQDIVGLALKNQMTIRKFLAKRVLQQANVPSKVDDMLLPQHQKPPKTDLSLKDLINTFLVVATLMVTVTFAAAFTVPGGVYGPDDPNPKNRGVAVLAEKPFFWVFTTFNMTAMYSSVLACGLMLMALIFDHKLATRATILAMGCLVLAFLFVPVAFMAAVRLVVVNNSALALLITVIGGVYTSLILVALLGFFPVGIRIFPFRQLGRFILWILIALIDYDNKPENPSSDQKANKDKDD, encoded by the exons atgaatcatgtgCGAATTCCTATCGACCCAGATGATGAAAGTTGGAAAGAGAGATGCAGCAAGAGGATGAAGGAATTGGAGAATAGACAATTCCCAAGTCAAAACGCAGCATCACAACCAGAACTAGTGCATAAGGAGCTTGTTGGgaagagaaaagttatgacatctGAGTTGTATGAAGCTGTTGAAAAAGGAGACGTGGAAAACTTCGTGGACGCGTTGCAGAGAACATGTGATGAAAGGAGAACACCCTTGCATGCTATTTTCGATCAAGTTACCTGCGCAGGTGATTCATTGCTTCATGTGGCAGCAGATCATAAGGGGAGAGAAAGGATCGCGGAGTTGATTTGTGATCACTTTCCTGAGCTTCTTATTGGGAGAAACATAAGAGGAGATACTCCACTTCATGTTGCTGTGAGGTCCAAGAACTCTACTATAGTCAAGTTAATTCTCTCCCATTATGCTAGAAAGAAGACAAAGCATGATGGGATGAGAGATAGAGAGATAACAAGAGAAACAAATAAGTATGAGAACACTCCTTTGCATGAGGCTGTCTACAGTGGAGATGTTGGTGTGGTAAAAGAGATTTTATTTGCAGATAACGATGTGGTTCATTATTTGAACAAGTCAAAGCGATCACCACTGTATATGTCAGTGGTGAATGGGAAGAATGATGTGCAAATTCTGAATCTTCTATTGAAAATTCCATTTCCTGCGGATCTTCCAGAGTGCCTTGGAAACTCTCCACTTCATGCAGCCCTGTTAGAACGGAAGCCTG CTCTAATAAAAGAGATATTAGACAAAAGACCAGAGCTAATTTATTTAAGGGATGAGCATGGAGGTACTCCCCTTCATTACGCAGCTTACATTGGTTATCTTAAGGGATTTTGTATGCTGTTAGATAATACATTTAAGAAATCAGATCAAACTGTCTTGGAAGGGAACAAGAAGGGTCATCTTCCTATTCACCTTGCTTGCAAAAGGGGTCATGTTGAGCTGGTAAAATATTTCCTTCAACAGAAATTTGTTACAAATCTTTATGTTCTCCTTCTCCTGAATCAAAAGGGTCAGAATATTCTTCATGTTGCtgcaaagaatgggagaaataATGTGGTAGAATATATGTTGAAAAGTTTGAAGATTGATGAATCTATTATAAACCAGAAAGACAATGATGGAAACACTCCATTGCATTTGgcttcaataaatttatttcctaAAGTTTTGTACTCTATTTCACAAGATAAGAGAACTAATGTGAAACTCCTGAATAACGACGACTTAACAGCTCAAGATATCGTTGGTCTGGCattgaaaaatcaaatgacGATTCGAAAG TTTCTAGCCAAACGAGTATTGCAACAAGCTAATGTCCCCTCGAAGGTAGACGACATGTTGCTTCCTCAACATCAAAAACCACCCAAAACAGATTTGAGCTTAAAAGATCTCATCAACACATTTTTAGTTGTGGCCACATTGATGGTCACTGTGACATTTGCAGCGGCTTTCACTGTGCCAGGAGGTGTATACGGTCCTGATGACCCAAACCCTAAAAATAGAGGGGTGGCAGTTTTGGCTGAGAAACCATTTTTCTGGGTATTCACCACTTTCAACATGACAGCTATGTATAGCTCTGTACTTGCATGTGGACTTATGTTGATGGCATTGATTTTTGATCATAAATTGGCAACACGAGCAACTATCCTTGCAATGGGTTGTTTGgttcttgcatttttattcGTACCAGTGGCATTTATGGCTGCTGTACGTCTAGTTGTTGTTAACAACTCTGCACTTGCCCTTCTAATTACTGTCATTGGAGGTGTGTACACTTCCCTCATCTTGGTGGCTCTTTTAGGATTTTTCCCAGTTGGAATTCGCATTTTTCCATTTCGTCAACTTGGTAGGTTCATTCTTTGGATTCTAATTGCATTAATTGACTATGATAATAAGCCTGAAAATCCATCTTCTGATCAGAAAGCGAACAAGGACAAGGATGATTAG